The following coding sequences are from one Paenibacillus tundrae window:
- a CDS encoding amino acid ABC transporter substrate-binding protein/permease → MKTTKVSFFVLTLVLLLVTGLSGWAGGASATEANSGKTYVIGTDITFAPFEFEDANGNFVGIDMDLMAAIAKDQNFKYEIKALGFNAAVQALESNQVDGVIAGMSITDERKKVFDFSEAYYPSGVVMGISANNDTVKSYEDLRGQKVAVKTGTAGYNFAESIASEYGFTIVPFEDSAQMYLDVITGNSIACFEDQPVLAYGVKQNNGLKIVTKKEEGDSYGFAVSKGKNQELLQMFDAGLVNIKASGEYDQILEKYVGDNAPTAGETSRWENVQNSLPALFKGLGNTLLYTIVSLFFAFIIGLIFGFMKVGQNKVLRGIATVFVDVFRGIPLIVLAFFIYFGIPQAFGFTMPLFLAAILTLSLNAGAYVTEIIRGGIQSIDPGQLEAARSLGLPYRKAMMKIVIPQAIRVMIPSFINQMVITLKDTSILSVIGLVELTQSGKIVIARTFTSFDIWLTVAVMYLIVIITLTKVADYLEVRVRRG, encoded by the coding sequence ATGAAAACAACGAAGGTCTCATTTTTTGTACTTACCCTGGTTTTGCTCCTAGTGACAGGGTTATCTGGATGGGCAGGGGGAGCATCCGCAACAGAAGCGAATTCAGGCAAAACTTATGTCATCGGTACGGACATTACATTTGCCCCATTTGAATTCGAGGATGCGAATGGTAATTTTGTAGGTATTGATATGGATCTAATGGCCGCCATTGCCAAGGATCAGAACTTCAAGTATGAGATCAAGGCTCTCGGATTTAATGCTGCCGTTCAAGCGCTTGAGTCGAATCAAGTTGATGGCGTCATCGCAGGGATGAGCATTACGGACGAGAGAAAGAAAGTATTTGATTTCTCGGAAGCTTATTATCCATCAGGTGTCGTTATGGGAATTAGCGCGAATAATGATACAGTGAAAAGTTATGAAGATCTCCGAGGACAAAAGGTTGCCGTAAAAACGGGAACGGCTGGATATAACTTTGCTGAATCCATCGCTTCCGAGTATGGATTTACCATCGTACCTTTTGAGGACTCTGCACAGATGTATCTGGACGTAATAACAGGTAATTCTATCGCATGTTTCGAGGATCAGCCTGTTCTTGCTTATGGGGTCAAACAAAATAATGGATTGAAAATTGTAACCAAGAAAGAAGAAGGAGACTCTTACGGATTTGCGGTAAGTAAGGGTAAGAACCAAGAATTGCTTCAGATGTTTGATGCAGGACTCGTGAACATCAAAGCAAGTGGTGAGTATGATCAAATTCTGGAGAAATATGTTGGTGACAATGCTCCAACTGCTGGAGAAACAAGCCGGTGGGAGAATGTTCAGAATTCACTGCCAGCTCTGTTTAAAGGGTTAGGGAATACATTGCTGTACACAATAGTATCTCTATTCTTTGCCTTTATCATTGGTCTGATCTTTGGATTTATGAAGGTAGGACAGAATAAGGTTCTTCGTGGAATTGCGACCGTTTTTGTTGACGTGTTCCGTGGTATTCCATTGATTGTTCTGGCTTTCTTTATTTACTTCGGGATTCCGCAAGCATTCGGCTTTACGATGCCACTGTTCCTCGCAGCCATCCTAACACTTAGTTTGAACGCAGGAGCTTACGTAACCGAAATTATTCGGGGCGGGATTCAATCGATTGATCCAGGACAGCTGGAAGCAGCTCGTTCATTAGGCCTGCCTTATCGTAAGGCAATGATGAAGATTGTTATTCCACAAGCAATTCGAGTGATGATTCCTTCATTTATCAATCAGATGGTAATCACATTGAAAGATACGTCGATCTTGTCTGTTATCGGTCTTGTTGAATTGACTCAGTCGGGTAAGATTGTTATCGCTAGAACGTTTACCTCTTTTGACATCTGGTTAACGGTTGCGGTTATGTATCTGATTGTTATTATCACATTGACCAAAGTTGCTGACTATCTGGAGGTGAGGGTTCGCCGTGGGTAA
- a CDS encoding amino acid ABC transporter ATP-binding protein: MGKIKVEGLKKSFGTNHVLKGIDMSVNEGEVVCVIGPSGSGKSTFLRCINQLEEITEGRVIVDDQDLNDSKTNINKARENIGMVFQHFNLFPHFNVLKNITFAPRELGLLNEAQARDTALKLLDRVGLSDKANSFPSQLSGGQKQRVAIARALAMTPDVMLFDEPTSALDPEMVGEVLGVMKDLAREGMTMMIVTHEMGFAREVADRVIFMDGGYIVEEGSPEEVFGNPKNERTISFLEKVL, from the coding sequence GTGGGTAAAATTAAAGTTGAAGGATTGAAGAAAAGCTTCGGAACGAATCATGTTCTGAAAGGAATTGATATGTCCGTCAATGAGGGTGAAGTGGTATGCGTCATTGGACCCTCTGGATCAGGCAAAAGTACGTTTTTGCGTTGCATTAACCAGCTAGAAGAAATAACTGAGGGTCGAGTGATCGTGGATGATCAGGATCTCAATGATTCCAAAACAAACATTAATAAAGCGCGGGAAAATATCGGTATGGTATTTCAGCACTTTAACTTGTTCCCTCACTTTAATGTACTGAAAAATATTACGTTTGCACCAAGAGAACTTGGTTTATTAAATGAAGCTCAGGCACGTGATACGGCGCTAAAATTGTTAGACCGTGTAGGGTTATCAGATAAAGCGAACAGCTTCCCGAGCCAGCTATCTGGAGGTCAGAAGCAACGTGTGGCAATTGCTCGTGCGCTTGCTATGACGCCAGATGTGATGTTGTTCGATGAACCAACTTCGGCGCTTGACCCTGAGATGGTTGGTGAGGTTCTTGGTGTAATGAAGGATCTCGCTCGTGAAGGTATGACGATGATGATCGTTACCCATGAGATGGGATTCGCTCGTGAAGTAGCCGATCGGGTGATCTTCATGGATGGTGGTTACATCGTAGAAGAAGGAAGCCCTGAAGAAGTGTTTGGGAATCCTAAGAATGAACGTACAATCAGCTTCTTGGAAAAAGTGCTCTAA
- a CDS encoding carbohydrate ABC transporter permease, whose product MGYTRKLAIRNYIVEGFLILASLIVLLPLVILILGSFKTSAEVLSFSLHLPDTWQFSNYVRVFQEGGLSRAFLNSIWITGISSIINIVASSAAAFILARRETKLSGTLYMYFFMGLIAPMSIITTIRVVQGLGFYGSITSVILIYAALNTAFSVFLYSGFIKTIPRALDEVAFLEGASVFGVFFRIVTPLILPVNATVAIMVFMSVWNDITIPVYFLTDSSTWTMPLSIYNFYGKYSRDWNLIFANLVLTSLPVFILYLFGQKYIVSGLTAGAVKG is encoded by the coding sequence ATGGGCTATACACGCAAACTTGCCATCCGCAATTATATCGTGGAAGGGTTCCTCATTCTGGCCTCACTCATCGTATTGTTGCCGCTTGTCATTCTGATCCTTGGATCATTTAAAACCAGCGCTGAAGTGCTCAGCTTCTCTCTACATTTACCTGACACCTGGCAGTTCTCGAACTATGTTCGAGTCTTCCAAGAAGGCGGTCTATCACGGGCATTTCTTAACAGTATCTGGATTACAGGTATATCGTCTATCATCAACATCGTTGCCTCTTCAGCAGCAGCATTCATTCTAGCACGTCGGGAAACGAAATTATCAGGCACGCTCTATATGTATTTCTTCATGGGTCTGATTGCACCGATGTCGATCATTACAACGATTCGTGTGGTGCAGGGCTTAGGCTTCTATGGCAGTATCACAAGCGTTATTCTCATCTATGCTGCGCTAAATACAGCCTTTAGTGTGTTCTTGTACAGTGGCTTTATCAAAACGATTCCAAGAGCGCTGGACGAGGTCGCTTTTCTAGAAGGAGCAAGTGTGTTCGGTGTGTTCTTCCGCATCGTCACGCCACTAATCCTACCTGTTAATGCTACGGTTGCTATTATGGTGTTTATGTCGGTGTGGAATGATATCACCATTCCTGTATACTTCCTGACAGACAGCTCGACGTGGACGATGCCGCTGTCGATTTATAACTTCTACGGCAAGTACAGCCGGGATTGGAATTTAATTTTTGCCAACCTTGTACTTACTTCACTACCTGTATTTATATTGTATCTATTTGGTCAGAAATATATTGTCAGCGGATTGACGGCTGGTGCGGTTAAAGGTTAA
- a CDS encoding carbohydrate ABC transporter permease yields the protein MKRTKNLYSYYMIFPALIIYSIFFVVPAIAGFYYSFTDWRLDRLELTFIGWDNFKKIFSDKTLILALQNTAIFAIVTVVGKNVIGLLLAVGLNMRLRTKNLLRAIFYSPSILSILVISILFTPMLRTEGTINQLLEAVGLHSLSQAWLTNPSIVIWTIAIVSIWQSAGFQMAIYLAGLQSISQEYYEAAKIDGASSWRSFFKITLPLLLPAININLMLTLIGGLKVFSEVYVMTGGGPGNASQVVGTIILRSFGEGNWGLGTAVNTLLFVVVTIIAIPLLIFMRRKEVTE from the coding sequence ATGAAAAGAACCAAAAATTTATATTCGTACTACATGATATTTCCCGCACTGATCATCTACTCTATCTTTTTCGTTGTACCTGCCATTGCGGGCTTCTATTATTCCTTCACGGACTGGCGGTTGGATCGATTAGAGCTGACTTTCATCGGGTGGGATAACTTCAAGAAAATATTCTCTGACAAAACGCTTATACTGGCACTGCAAAATACGGCGATCTTCGCCATCGTTACAGTGGTTGGCAAAAACGTTATTGGTTTGTTGCTCGCAGTAGGCCTTAATATGCGACTGCGAACCAAAAATCTGCTACGTGCCATCTTCTACTCGCCTTCCATACTCAGCATACTTGTAATCAGCATTCTGTTTACCCCTATGCTTCGCACCGAAGGTACAATTAATCAGCTGCTAGAAGCTGTCGGTTTGCACTCCTTAAGCCAAGCATGGTTAACGAATCCATCCATTGTTATCTGGACCATTGCGATCGTATCGATCTGGCAGAGCGCTGGATTTCAGATGGCCATCTATCTGGCTGGTCTACAGTCTATCTCGCAGGAATATTACGAGGCAGCCAAGATTGATGGAGCCAGCTCATGGAGAAGTTTTTTCAAAATTACACTGCCTCTTCTCCTGCCAGCGATTAACATTAACCTGATGTTAACGTTGATTGGTGGTCTGAAAGTGTTCTCCGAAGTATACGTCATGACAGGCGGCGGGCCAGGTAATGCATCACAGGTTGTAGGTACGATCATTCTGCGTTCCTTCGGTGAAGGTAACTGGGGTCTGGGTACCGCAGTAAATACACTGCTGTTCGTGGTTGTCACCATTATCGCTATACCGCTATTGATTTTCATGCGGCGTAAGGAGGTTACGGAATAA
- a CDS encoding ABC transporter substrate-binding protein, with amino-acid sequence MLASLLTISLTACGAGDSSTGSSSGGDNKAKVTLELAISKSSQDSAFIQQDILDEFEKQTNVRVNLQLIPAEQTTTVLQTKLAVDETPDIIQYNLASAVTDLNLERNFEILDDEPWASRIVNKDVLSAGGHIYSFHVSQDTGMQGVVYNKQIFEELGLTIPTTYEQFLAVCEKIKASGITPVFMPYKDAWAANIWPAAAFADFVAKNEPTFFDDLNSNKKKWSDIPEFKTFLEQQYEVYTKGYTNTDVLSDSYDMAVGKFLNKEVAMMFMGDWLIEGVAEQDPSMELGVFPIPSTEDASLGASPLGGQLFIPKKSKHLEEAKQFLDFIASKDVAQQIVDSKGYVSNFNDVTTPELPAYKQDIVDNYITPKKTVLTTDAYMLVDRSELYRLLQDQFAGGLTPEEVLQSWDEKFSQLMQDKGVAGF; translated from the coding sequence ATGCTGGCTAGTTTACTAACCATCTCATTAACCGCTTGTGGAGCTGGTGATTCCAGCACGGGAAGTTCGTCGGGCGGGGATAATAAAGCAAAGGTCACACTGGAATTAGCCATCTCCAAGAGCTCTCAGGATTCAGCTTTTATCCAACAAGATATCCTTGATGAGTTCGAGAAACAGACGAATGTACGCGTCAATCTACAATTAATCCCTGCCGAGCAGACAACTACTGTGCTTCAGACAAAGCTTGCGGTAGACGAAACGCCAGATATCATCCAATACAATCTAGCCAGTGCAGTGACCGATCTCAATCTTGAACGCAATTTCGAGATTCTCGATGACGAGCCTTGGGCGAGCCGTATTGTAAATAAGGACGTACTTTCGGCTGGTGGTCACATCTACAGCTTCCATGTCAGCCAAGATACGGGGATGCAAGGCGTCGTATATAACAAACAGATCTTTGAAGAACTTGGTTTAACAATCCCCACCACCTATGAGCAGTTTCTCGCGGTCTGCGAAAAAATCAAAGCTAGCGGTATTACACCCGTATTCATGCCATACAAGGATGCTTGGGCTGCCAACATCTGGCCTGCTGCCGCTTTTGCTGATTTTGTAGCGAAAAATGAACCAACCTTTTTTGATGACCTGAATAGCAACAAGAAGAAGTGGTCTGACATTCCAGAATTCAAGACCTTCTTGGAACAGCAGTACGAAGTGTACACCAAGGGGTACACCAACACTGATGTACTCAGCGACAGCTATGATATGGCCGTGGGTAAATTCCTGAACAAAGAAGTGGCTATGATGTTTATGGGCGATTGGTTGATTGAAGGCGTTGCTGAACAGGATCCAAGTATGGAGCTAGGTGTATTCCCGATTCCATCGACTGAAGATGCAAGTCTAGGGGCAAGTCCACTAGGTGGGCAGTTATTTATTCCGAAGAAATCCAAACATCTGGAAGAGGCTAAACAGTTCCTCGACTTTATCGCTTCCAAAGATGTAGCTCAACAGATCGTAGATTCCAAAGGCTATGTATCAAACTTCAATGATGTGACAACACCGGAACTGCCGGCATACAAACAAGATATCGTAGACAACTATATTACGCCGAAAAAAACAGTTCTGACGACAGATGCATACATGTTAGTGGATCGCAGCGAACTGTACCGTTTGTTGCAGGATCAATTCGCAGGTGGCTTAACGCCAGAAGAAGTACTGCAATCATGGGATGAGAAATTCAGCCAATTGATGCAGGATAAAGGTGTAGCTGGATTCTAA
- a CDS encoding sensor histidine kinase produces the protein MKMTKFIHRSTQFSLQTKVFLTFLALLLFVLCCFLVYVNVVVIRPLKQKTVQDTLVTTTKVREQVDLYMDQQNQLSQRILSSKDIFATMDKSSSAHSDYERLKQIRKLKDIIFQAIGPSMNIKDMSIYDKQGILLTSYLGSGQPPVSIHTLLGDSKVGREWAGSGFVLLRQGDTISFVRTVNDQNGKVYGYLCIQMDQRVIQSFTEGISAGEVYILNQQGEQMTGIELGTQAMQWTKPQLEEGLEVDEHNNYITYSTSPSTGWVTYIVTPSKSVFGSIQKVQTISILLITALMLISFVYIYLSTRNLLLPIRKLRSQIWRINYSNLNLKVDDRPKNNDLLLLNEAFQDLMERLQQSIDREKTALHEEVKARNSALQAQIAPHFIHNVLYLISIAAQEGKTKVVSDMCKHLSESLRYIVSSPYAHVTLSEELEHTRHYLSLVQQKYEDDLEWDIDADLLAKEVRLPRLVIQPFVENCIEHAFCHTSPPWHIQITVKQYNGLWALEIRDNGDGFTPEKIQEILANIQQSRSGTTMINNQETGLGNMGIVNSVNRLKLMYSNRLFFNIFNNQGHGAKGATIQIIGSLTKDFY, from the coding sequence ATGAAAATGACAAAATTCATACATAGATCCACGCAATTCAGTTTGCAAACCAAGGTTTTTCTAACCTTTTTGGCATTACTTTTGTTTGTTCTATGTTGTTTTCTTGTATATGTTAATGTCGTTGTCATTCGCCCACTGAAACAAAAAACAGTGCAGGATACACTGGTGACTACGACTAAAGTGAGAGAACAAGTAGATCTGTACATGGATCAACAGAATCAGCTCTCGCAGCGAATCTTGTCTAGCAAAGACATCTTTGCCACGATGGACAAGAGTTCTTCTGCACATAGTGATTACGAGCGGCTGAAACAAATTCGGAAGCTTAAAGACATTATTTTTCAAGCGATTGGGCCGAGTATGAATATTAAGGACATGTCCATATATGACAAGCAAGGTATACTTCTTACGTCATACTTAGGTTCAGGTCAACCGCCAGTATCTATTCACACGTTGCTGGGAGATAGTAAGGTTGGACGAGAGTGGGCAGGAAGCGGTTTTGTTCTGCTCCGCCAAGGAGATACGATCTCATTTGTTCGGACGGTGAATGATCAGAATGGTAAAGTCTACGGTTATCTGTGCATCCAGATGGATCAAAGGGTGATTCAAAGTTTTACCGAAGGCATCTCAGCCGGTGAAGTTTATATCTTGAACCAGCAAGGAGAGCAGATGACAGGTATTGAGCTTGGAACCCAAGCGATGCAATGGACAAAGCCACAATTGGAGGAGGGACTGGAAGTGGATGAACATAACAATTACATCACGTACTCCACATCTCCTAGCACCGGTTGGGTTACATATATTGTTACGCCTAGCAAGTCGGTATTTGGCTCGATCCAGAAGGTTCAAACCATCTCGATTTTGCTGATTACAGCATTAATGCTTATTTCTTTCGTCTATATTTACTTATCTACTCGCAATCTATTGCTTCCAATCCGTAAACTTCGCAGTCAAATTTGGCGTATCAACTACAGCAATCTCAATTTAAAGGTCGATGATCGGCCCAAAAACAATGATCTGCTGTTGTTGAATGAAGCATTCCAGGATCTAATGGAACGGCTACAACAATCGATTGACCGTGAGAAAACGGCGCTACATGAAGAGGTAAAAGCAAGAAATTCAGCACTTCAGGCTCAAATAGCGCCTCACTTTATCCATAACGTTCTTTATTTGATCAGCATTGCTGCTCAAGAGGGCAAAACAAAGGTGGTTTCGGATATGTGTAAGCATCTCTCAGAGAGCCTGCGTTATATCGTATCTTCTCCTTACGCACATGTGACCTTATCCGAAGAGCTTGAGCATACAAGACATTATCTATCACTGGTTCAACAAAAATATGAAGACGATCTGGAGTGGGATATCGATGCGGATCTATTAGCGAAAGAAGTCCGTTTACCACGCCTGGTCATCCAGCCTTTTGTAGAGAATTGCATTGAACATGCCTTTTGCCATACATCTCCGCCATGGCATATCCAGATTACGGTGAAGCAATATAACGGATTATGGGCGCTAGAGATCAGAGACAATGGAGATGGCTTCACGCCTGAGAAGATTCAAGAGATTCTCGCGAATATTCAGCAATCCCGCTCGGGAACCACCATGATAAATAACCAAGAGACCGGACTCGGCAATATGGGTATTGTTAATAGCGTTAATCGGCTCAAACTGATGTATAGCAACCGGCTATTTTTTAATATTTTCAATAATCAAGGGCATGGAGCAAAGGGAGCAACGATTCAAATCATCGGCTCGTTAACCAAGGACTTTTATTAA
- a CDS encoding response regulator transcription factor produces the protein MYNVMIVEDSKPILRNIRTHLDTLNLPLQVTATATNGEEALAIIRQEPIHLLLTDIRMPKMDGLSLIEQAKLANPYLKVVLISGYSDFEYTRKALNLQVFDYLLKPVEREALEEVMGRIVEQLDRLISRSLQELQEIVDPECYAELTFGEEFPLYSHMIIILRKQPFSLGMDRWTSETLERSLAEFFRAQPCQVLLTQTSYQYIILANRGALDWYSSMHECLESLRRHLYEEGLDGIIGGQLMSADVDQLPELYYRITSILTTQQRLKHGLVLDTGNPVSMARSETSCMDSLLESTFVHMIQACRKEAFALKLSELMNRWAEENAHWTEIERFVALVVDTFAHLYEERGSGMRLALELRAKQCFEVKTYEDFGRALLEWTAQCFDMLHSQGRKSGELLFEQIDEYVKTNRYASLSISDISLKFHVSPSYISRIIKQVTQRTFVQYYTELRMKEACRLMASQPNMKFKELSELLSFSDQHYFSKVFKEYTGVSPTEYKERLLSTKFK, from the coding sequence ATGTATAACGTTATGATTGTCGAGGATAGTAAACCGATACTGCGCAATATCAGAACACATCTGGACACATTGAATTTACCGCTGCAAGTGACGGCTACAGCAACTAACGGTGAGGAGGCACTGGCGATCATTCGGCAGGAACCGATTCATCTGTTGTTAACGGATATTAGAATGCCTAAGATGGATGGCTTATCGCTGATTGAGCAAGCCAAGCTTGCAAACCCCTATCTCAAGGTGGTGTTGATCAGCGGCTACAGCGATTTTGAGTATACACGCAAAGCATTGAACCTGCAGGTGTTCGACTATTTATTAAAACCTGTAGAGCGGGAGGCATTGGAGGAAGTGATGGGAAGGATCGTGGAGCAGCTTGATCGGCTTATATCCAGGAGCTTGCAAGAATTGCAAGAGATCGTTGACCCAGAATGTTATGCTGAACTTACGTTTGGCGAGGAATTCCCGCTATACTCTCATATGATAATCATTCTTCGCAAGCAACCTTTCAGTCTGGGAATGGATCGTTGGACTTCGGAGACATTAGAGCGAAGTTTAGCGGAGTTTTTCCGTGCTCAGCCATGCCAGGTACTACTCACACAAACTTCGTACCAATATATTATTCTGGCTAATAGAGGAGCACTGGATTGGTATTCTTCCATGCATGAATGTCTTGAATCATTACGGCGGCACCTGTATGAAGAGGGGCTGGATGGAATCATTGGGGGACAGCTGATGTCCGCTGATGTGGATCAGTTACCAGAGCTCTATTACCGGATCACTTCAATATTAACGACCCAGCAGCGATTAAAGCATGGGCTGGTGCTGGATACGGGAAATCCCGTCTCGATGGCAAGATCAGAAACAAGCTGTATGGACTCCTTGTTAGAATCTACTTTTGTGCATATGATACAAGCTTGCCGGAAGGAGGCATTTGCACTCAAGCTGTCTGAACTGATGAATCGATGGGCTGAGGAGAATGCACATTGGACAGAGATTGAGCGTTTTGTAGCACTTGTGGTGGACACCTTTGCACATCTCTATGAAGAACGAGGATCAGGCATGCGATTAGCTTTGGAGCTTAGAGCCAAACAATGTTTTGAAGTAAAGACGTATGAGGATTTTGGACGTGCGCTACTTGAATGGACAGCTCAATGCTTCGACATGCTGCACTCCCAAGGGCGGAAGAGTGGTGAGCTGCTGTTCGAGCAGATTGACGAATACGTCAAAACCAATCGTTATGCCTCCTTGTCCATTAGCGATATTTCATTGAAATTTCATGTCAGCCCTTCATATATCAGTAGGATCATTAAACAGGTCACACAACGCACTTTCGTACAATATTATACCGAACTTCGAATGAAGGAAGCTTGCAGATTGATGGCCAGTCAACCCAACATGAAATTCAAAGAACTATCGGAGCTGTTATCGTTCAGCGATCAGCATTATTTCTCCAAAGTATTCAAGGAATATACAGGCGTTAGTCCGACGGAATATAAGGAACGCCTGCTTAGCACGAAGTTCAAATGA
- a CDS encoding beta-galactosidase, whose protein sequence is MRNALDLKRFYMGACYYPEHWDESLWADDLGRMKEMGFDLIRIGEFAWSIFEAQEGQFSFEFFDRFLEQAITLDMKVIMGTPTATPPAWLTHKYPEVLNVSMEGTTYHHGQRRHYNYSSPIYLELCARITREMAQHYKDHPAIIGWQIDNELNCETNVFYAEADHLAFRRWLQQKYGTLESLNQAWGTVFWNQTYDHWDQVHLIRPTVSDSPNPHQALDEKRFISDNTISFAKLQGDILRAEAPNQWVTTNGLFGHLDSHRMSDEILDFMSYDSYPQFSTIYPDSGEQPLLDRKWSLSLSNVRDISPNFAVLEQQSGPGGWVNRMQMPSPHPGQMRLWAYQSIAHGADMVLYFRWRTATIGTEIYWHGINDYHNQPNRRVAEAGLVGKELQKVGERIVGKRYVAQVAMLRDYDNEWDGELDQWHGSLTRPSELSWFKALQYAHIPTDVVTVRPGAEMEQLQDLTKYQVLIYPHPAIIREDTAAMLQKYVENGGSVVFGCRTGYKNESGHCRMQPLPGPIAELSGIQVEDFTMVNGTASPVSVQLNQHTNLFDAPSFNDILRVHADTVKVLGTYASSYYKGKPALTVNRVGEGKVYYWGAAFDLSIAAQLLSELQIVSPLKNWCELPDTVEVAIRADDQEELVFLLNYSSEEAEIKLHVPTEELLQGSKLQGTVTLEPYGVWVLKK, encoded by the coding sequence ATGCGAAATGCATTGGATCTAAAACGATTTTATATGGGAGCTTGTTACTATCCTGAGCATTGGGATGAATCGTTATGGGCAGATGATCTAGGAAGAATGAAGGAAATGGGCTTTGATCTCATTCGGATCGGAGAGTTTGCATGGTCTATTTTTGAGGCACAGGAAGGGCAATTCAGTTTCGAATTCTTCGACCGCTTTCTTGAGCAAGCGATTACATTGGACATGAAAGTGATAATGGGAACGCCGACGGCTACGCCACCAGCATGGCTTACACATAAGTATCCTGAAGTGTTGAACGTCTCAATGGAAGGCACTACATATCATCATGGACAGCGTAGACACTATAATTATAGTAGTCCTATATATCTAGAGCTATGCGCGCGGATTACAAGAGAAATGGCTCAGCATTACAAGGATCATCCTGCGATTATCGGATGGCAAATTGATAATGAACTGAATTGTGAAACAAACGTATTTTATGCTGAAGCGGATCATCTTGCATTTCGGCGGTGGCTGCAACAAAAATACGGCACATTGGAAAGCTTGAATCAAGCGTGGGGCACAGTCTTTTGGAATCAGACGTATGATCATTGGGATCAGGTGCACCTCATTCGTCCAACGGTATCCGATTCACCTAATCCACATCAGGCATTGGATGAGAAACGCTTTATTTCGGATAACACCATTTCATTCGCGAAACTCCAAGGTGACATTCTAAGAGCAGAAGCACCTAACCAATGGGTTACAACGAATGGCTTATTTGGGCATCTAGATAGCCACCGAATGTCCGATGAGATTTTGGATTTCATGTCGTATGATTCTTATCCGCAATTCAGCACCATCTATCCTGATTCAGGAGAACAGCCGTTGCTTGATCGGAAATGGAGCCTTTCCCTGAGTAATGTCAGAGATATATCACCTAATTTTGCTGTACTAGAGCAGCAGTCGGGTCCTGGTGGCTGGGTGAACCGAATGCAAATGCCATCTCCACATCCAGGGCAAATGCGCTTGTGGGCGTATCAGAGTATTGCTCATGGTGCTGACATGGTATTGTACTTCCGCTGGAGAACGGCTACGATCGGTACCGAAATATATTGGCATGGAATTAATGACTACCATAATCAGCCGAATCGTCGGGTTGCAGAAGCTGGGCTTGTGGGTAAGGAATTGCAAAAGGTGGGAGAACGTATTGTTGGTAAGCGTTATGTTGCGCAAGTAGCCATGCTGCGTGACTATGATAACGAATGGGATGGGGAGCTGGATCAATGGCACGGATCATTAACCAGACCAAGCGAGTTAAGTTGGTTTAAAGCGCTTCAATATGCACATATTCCAACAGACGTAGTGACCGTTCGTCCGGGAGCTGAAATGGAACAACTGCAGGATCTTACCAAATATCAGGTATTAATCTACCCACATCCTGCCATTATACGAGAGGATACAGCCGCAATGCTTCAGAAATACGTAGAGAATGGTGGGTCGGTTGTATTTGGTTGCCGGACAGGGTATAAAAATGAGTCTGGTCATTGCCGTATGCAGCCGTTGCCAGGTCCCATTGCAGAACTGAGTGGCATACAGGTTGAGGATTTTACAATGGTTAACGGTACAGCTAGTCCAGTTAGTGTACAGCTGAACCAACATACGAACCTGTTTGACGCTCCAAGCTTCAATGATATCCTGCGGGTACACGCAGATACAGTTAAAGTCTTAGGCACGTATGCTTCTAGTTATTATAAAGGTAAACCAGCACTGACGGTTAATCGGGTTGGCGAGGGTAAGGTTTATTATTGGGGAGCTGCCTTTGATCTGTCCATAGCTGCCCAGTTGTTAAGTGAGCTTCAGATTGTGTCTCCACTCAAAAACTGGTGCGAGCTACCTGATACGGTTGAGGTCGCTATACGTGCAGATGATCAGGAAGAACTCGTATTCTTACTGAATTACAGTAGTGAAGAGGCCGAGATTAAACTCCATGTGCCAACAGAAGAGTTGCTTCAAGGCAGCAAACTTCAGGGGACGGTTACACTAGAGCCTTATGGAGTATGGGTGCTGAAGAAATAA